GAATATCCCTTGGCGTAGCTACTGCAACAACAATATTTGTCTGCAGCCATCTCCCTCTCGTATTGATAGCGCAGAACGGTTTTACGGGCATGGATTCTTTCCCGCTGCTGGCAATACCTTTCTTCATGTTAGCGGGTTCCCTGATGACTTATGGCGGAATATCACGCCGTATAGTAGCGATGGCTGAGTGTCTTGTGGGTTTCATCACAGGAGGTCTTGCAATGGTAACAATAGTTGCATGTATGTTCTTTGGCGCCATTTCAGGATCTGCTGCAGCAACGGTCTCTGCTATCGGTTCTTTTATGGTTCCGATGATGGTCGAAAAAAAATATAACCCTGCTTTTGCAGCAGCGGTAATATCTTCTGCAGGTACGATAGGTTGTATCATTCCTCCAAGCATACCTTTTGTCGTGTATGGAGTCATTACTGGAACTTCTGTAAGTGATCTTTTTATCGCTGGCATAATCCCGGGAATAATAATCGGGATCGCGCTGATGATAGTTGCTTTTTTTATCAGCAAGAAAGAAAAATATCCAAAAATGTCAAGCATCCCGACATTCAAGACCGTGGTAAAGGTTTTTGTCGAGTCGATATGGGCACTTTTCGTTCCGTTTATTGTTCTTGGAGGGATATATGGAGGCATCTTCACTCCCACAGAAGCTGCGGTAGTTGCAACCGTTTACGCTATCATAGTAGGGAAATTTATATATAAAGAGCTAACCTATGAAATAACCCTCAAGGCATTTAAGGATGCAATTATGGTTATTGGGGCGACGCTCTTTATGGTCGGACTTGCTACATCGTTTGCGTCGTACCTCGCGATGGAAAGAATTCCAATAAAAGTTGGTACTTTTATATTAGGTTTTGCGCAAAGCAAGATTATTGTGTTGCTTCTTATCAATGCTGTGCTCCTAATCATAGGTTGTTTTGTTGATAATATTTCATCAACGATAATCCTTACTCCAATATTCCTTCCTATTGTTAAAGAACTTGGAATGGACCCTATACAGTTCGGTATGATCATAAGTATTGGTCTTGCAATTGGTTTTTCAACGCCGCCATATGGGTGTAACTTGTTTATTTCTTCTACCATATCAAAGGTCAGTGTGGAAAAAATTTCTGTAAAATTGATACCCTTTATTGCAGTGATGATCATTTGTCAGCTGTTGTTTACATTCATTCCGGAACTTTCACTGTTCCTTTTGAGATAACAAGATGTGTTGTTTGTAGATAAAAATTTGTTTTTTAAGTTCTAAAAATATGCTGCCATGTTAATGTACCAAAGTACATGGTCAAACAAAAAATATTATATTAACAAGAGGAGTGTTTGAAATGGATAAAATTAAAGGAATATACACAGCGCTTTGCACTCCAGTTATCGAGGGCAAAGTAAATGAAAAGGCCATGGATAAGTTGGTCAATTTTGTAATTGAAAACAGGACTGCCGGACTTGTTGCTCTCGGGGGCACCGGTGAATATTGTGCACTCACTGATGAGCAGCGTATAGACGCGGTAAAGATGACTATATCTGCAAATAAGGGGCGCGTCCCGGTCGTTGCGGGTATCATTGGTCCTGGGCTCCCTGAGGCCATAAACATGGGCAATAAATGCAAAGAACTAGGCGCCGATGCGATCATGGTAGTTACTCCATATTATGTTGTCGCTAATCAGCAGGGTATTTACGAGTATTACATGCAAATAATGAAAAACGTCGATCTTCCGCTGGTTCTCTATAATATTCCCTATCGTACAGGAGTCAACATGCTTCCTGAAACCGTCGAAAGACTGCTTGATAATGATAGAAATGGACAAATTGTTGGAATGAAAGAATGCTGTCCTAATATGGGGCAGGTTCTTGAACTTTTGTCCAAAGTTAAGGAACGCACGTCTGTGCTCACCGGTGAGGAATTTTTGTTCTTTCAGGAAGTCTCATGTGGGGCAAAAGGCGGAATATTAGCTACATCGAACCTTTTGCCCGGGCTTTGGGCGGACTTGTTTGACCTCATTACTGCAGGAGAGCTCGAAAAAGCATCTGAAGTAGTGATAAAAGTAACTCCATTGTTGCGTTTGATTTTTGCCGAGTCAAACCCAGGACCTTTAAAAGAAGCTATGAAAATGATCGATATCGATTGTGGAGATCCGCTCCTGCCATTGGTAAAACCTTCAAAAATAATAGTAGAATCGTTAGAAAAAGAATTAAAAAAACTTTTAGCATGGTATAAGTAAACTTCTTGCCTTTTATCCCACACATAAATACTACATGCATGATATGTAGTATTACTAAAAATCCGGCAGGTATTTCTTTTTTACTCAGGGAGCTTGCCGGATTTTTAAGTAAACAAACATAGGAAGGACGATATAAATTGGCAACAAAAATCATGGTAACACTTGACGGCAACGAAGCGGCAGCTTACGTTGCTCACGCAGTCAATGAAGTAATATCGATCTACCCCATTACACCATCTTCGCCGATGGGT
This sequence is a window from Synergistetes bacterium HGW-Synergistetes-1. Protein-coding genes within it:
- a CDS encoding C4-dicarboxylate ABC transporter permease — protein: MDIGLLFGILFTLLALSVPIGISLGVATATTIFVCSHLPLVLIAQNGFTGMDSFPLLAIPFFMLAGSLMTYGGISRRIVAMAECLVGFITGGLAMVTIVACMFFGAISGSAAATVSAIGSFMVPMMVEKKYNPAFAAAVISSAGTIGCIIPPSIPFVVYGVITGTSVSDLFIAGIIPGIIIGIALMIVAFFISKKEKYPKMSSIPTFKTVVKVFVESIWALFVPFIVLGGIYGGIFTPTEAAVVATVYAIIVGKFIYKELTYEITLKAFKDAIMVIGATLFMVGLATSFASYLAMERIPIKVGTFILGFAQSKIIVLLLINAVLLIIGCFVDNISSTIILTPIFLPIVKELGMDPIQFGMIISIGLAIGFSTPPYGCNLFISSTISKVSVEKISVKLIPFIAVMIICQLLFTFIPELSLFLLR
- the dapA gene encoding 4-hydroxy-tetrahydrodipicolinate synthase — translated: MDKIKGIYTALCTPVIEGKVNEKAMDKLVNFVIENRTAGLVALGGTGEYCALTDEQRIDAVKMTISANKGRVPVVAGIIGPGLPEAINMGNKCKELGADAIMVVTPYYVVANQQGIYEYYMQIMKNVDLPLVLYNIPYRTGVNMLPETVERLLDNDRNGQIVGMKECCPNMGQVLELLSKVKERTSVLTGEEFLFFQEVSCGAKGGILATSNLLPGLWADLFDLITAGELEKASEVVIKVTPLLRLIFAESNPGPLKEAMKMIDIDCGDPLLPLVKPSKIIVESLEKELKKLLAWYK